The genomic region AACTAAAACCATGACTCCAATGATTAACGCAAACCGGGTTTTTGAATGCTTAATCTCGTTCCAAGCTAAAAACATACTTTTACCTCTTAGTAACTGGGTTACTTCTTTCTCATTTTATTTTGCAATAGAAATATCATAACATGGAAATAATATTCCCGTTTATCTTTTTGCTCACCATACACTAAAAAAGGAACATACCAATGATATGTTCCTTCCTATTTTCATTGAGATTTTGGTACCAATACAGTGAGGTGATGCTCCAGAACAGAAACATCTATCGGTAAAGCGGGTCCTTCATCACCATCTACATTCGTTTTTAGCTCTGTTCCGTCTGTAAGAGCAAGATGTGCCTTTTCAAAAGCACGGTAAATAATCCGCTCATCTTCGGCTACTTGTCCTGAAAATATTTTTGGTACTAAGCTCACTTTATCAATGATTTTATCACCCTTTAGCAGCATAAAATGGAGTCTCCCATCGTAAGCACTAGCTTCGGGTAAAACATTTTCAAATCCCCCTATCGAGTTGGATAAAGACATCACCACGACCATTGATACTTCTTGAATGCTTTCACCGTCTATTTCGATATTGAAATCATACATTTTCTTCTCACCCAAAGCTTTTGCCCCTTCGATGAAATAAGCGAGCGGCCCCAGTTTGGTCTTTTCTTCAATATCAACCTGCTGAACCGCTCGGGGAACCTCCCCAATTCCAACGATATCGATGAAATAACGGTCATTAATTTTACCGATGTCCATTTTTTTCTCTACTGAATCTTTCAAATTCGCAATCGCTTCTTGCGGGTCCATTGAAATTCCTAATGAACGACCTAAATTGTTCACCGTACCCATTGGTATAAAACCAAAAACAGGCCGGTATTCCTGCTCTGCTAATCCGTTAACCGTTTCGTTGATCGTTCCATCTCCACCCATCGCAAACACTGCCGTTAAGCGATCTTGGGTCGCTTGCTTGGCAAAACGCGTCGCATCGCCCGCTTTTTCTGTATGCTTGACGGTCACTTGATCGTACATTTCTGTTAAAGTAGCTTCCATATCTTTTGCATAATCTTTTGCCTTTTTATCTCCTGAAGTAGGGTTTACGATTAATAGTGCATGTGTCATCTGATTATCCTCGCTTTCTAAAAAGAAACATTTTCTGGTTCAAATTCTTGATACAGAGCAATCGGCATCTTATGATGCAATTTGTATTGAATCTCAATAGGTTTTTCGTTTTGATGACTGATACCGTCTGCGGTGCCAATATAAGTATACCGCTGCGTAACATTATTAACCGTTTTGTACTTTCTAACAAACAGATGAATCACTTTTTCATGTTCGCTATTCCTAGTTAACTCTTTCCCACGTTTTGAATGAATACGGGTCGCATTGGGGGTTTCCCATTGAAACTGGCTCTGTGATATAAATTTATCTTTATAATTAATGTTGTCTTCAATATCTTCTTCTTTATGCAAGTCAACAAATAAGAAATAATGATTTCCATTTAATTCATTTTGTAGGGTACTTCCTCTAAAAGCTGAATGAGTATTGCGATAATTAGCCATTAGCCCCACTTCTCTTTGCGTGTATTCACTATAGAGCTTGAGGAAAGGATAGCCTAGGTTCTGGTGTCCAAAAGCAAGTTGGTATCGTAATAAACCGTAATGAATTGCATCACTGATAAAATGTTTCTGCTCATGATTGGTTAAAGCAATTGATAAGTCTTTATGGAAAGTATAGCCGTCTTCAGAAATCTTCTCAATTATTTTTACTTCTTTTTGTTCCTTTTTATCTGCGTACTCAAAATTAAACGTTTCTAAGGCATGATTGGTTGTATTTTTTTGGTCGCCATCCACATATTTAGCAACTTGTCTGTAAGCTTCAGCTTTTGTAAAAGTTTTTTGGCTAAGACAAATTTCTAAAATTGCAAATTCATGTGGACGCTTTAGAGGAAGATAGCTGAGTAGTTTTGTGTATATGTCCATGAACTTTTTATCCGCCACTAGTGCTTGAATCTTTTCATCTGTTTTTTCAACTATCTTTAGAAATTCAATATAATTATTAGATTTATTTTGCGATACAGATTTACTAAAGAATAAAATTGGATCCGGTGCTCCTTCAAGAGTTAAATAGTCCTGAAGGTGATAAGGCACCTTTCCACCCAAGGCATTTTTAAAGGTTTGGTAATCTTCTTTTAAATACTTAAAAGTATAAAAATTTTCATTCTCTAATTGATTTAGAATTTGTTCTTTCGCTATTTTGTCCATACGAATATTGGACGGTCCTGGGATATTTCGAAAGTCTCGACGAACTGCATGGGTAATTTCTTTCTTTGAAACAGAACGGGACCCATATAAGGCAATGGCAATTAAAAACGACTTGCTATAGTTCCCAATAAAATCTAATACCGTTAAAAACTCTTTACGTTCAGCTATTCTTAACCCCCGTCCTATTTGTTGCGTAAATACAATGGGGGATTCGGTTGGCCGCAACATCAAAACTGTATTAACGCTCGGTATATCAATTCCTTCATTAAAAATATCGACAGTAAAGATAACTTCAAGCTGAGCAGTTTCGCTTTCTAATAGACGAATTTGGCGTTGGCGTTCGTCTTGGGTATCTTCACCAGTTAAATAGCTACTTAAAATTCCACGTTTATTGAATTCAGCTGCCATAAATGCAGCATGCTTCTTAGTGATACAAAATCCTAATACACGTCTTTTAGAATCATCGTGCCCATAGAAACGCATTTTTTCTACAATAAAATCTACTCGACTAGAAATATTTAATTTTTCGGCAATTTCATCTGGTCTTAGGGTGTTATCGCTCAGGTCAACATCACTTTGATCCGTTATACCGTAATAGTGAAACGGAACCAACAATCCTTCTTTTAAAGCTTCTCTTAAACGTACATCAACCGCTAAATTATTACCGAACAAATCAAAAACATTCCCTTCGTCACTCCGTTCTGGCGTTGCGGTCATACCAAGGAGAAAGTCTGGCTTAAAATAATCAATAACTTTTTGATAACTTGGACTAGTAGCGTGATGTGCTTCATCTATTACAATATAGTCAAATTCATCTCTTTCATATTGTTCATACTCACGAGACATGGTTTGAATGGTCGCAAACAAATAGTCAGCACCGTAACTTTTCTTATTCCCAGTTAATAATCCCATTTTATTCTTTGGAACAGCAACAACCTTTGCAAATGATTCAAGTGATTTTTCAAGAATCGTTTCTCGGTGAACTAGAAAAAGCATCTTTTTTGGCTTAACTTGTTGAACATCAAAAGCTGCCATAAAGGTTTTACCTGTACCTGTTGCAGCTACCGCTATGGCACGGTCATTGCCATTCTCACGTAATAGGGCTAATTCTTGTATTGCCTTCGTCTGCATCACATTTGGTGTTAACCTTGGCATCAACGGGTAGGTAAAAAGCTGACGTGCGTTGAAGTCTGATGAATGGATGGTATCTTGATAACGTACTCCCTGATAATGACGTTCAAACTCCACCATGTAATCTTCTGATGTCACAAGACTCTTTTCCCAGATATCGTGGAAGCTTCCTTTAAGATCGTTTAGAAACTCTTGATTTGATTCATCGTTTTTTGCAATGACTTGTAAATTCCATTCGATGTTACTCTTCAAGGCATAATTGGTTAAATTTGAAGATCCTATAATAATTTTATAAAAAGAATCATATTCAAATATATAAGCTTTTGGATGGAATCCTTGTGTTTTGGTTGCCAAAAACACACGGACATCTACTCCCGCAAACGCCTTTACTCTCCTAACTGCTTTAGGATCAGTAAAGTTTAAATAGGTCCCAGTTATAAATTTTCCTTTAACCCCTTTTTCAGTAGCAATTTTAAAACTATCCAGTAATAGTTGAACGCCAGAATAGCTAATAAAAGCGATATTAAAATAGAACTGCCGGCACTCTGTTAAAGATTCTGTCAGTTCATCTAATAAATTTTTCTGACTGGTATTATTGACCAATGTATACATAGACCGACCCTCTTTCTATTAATCGTTTTTATTGACCAAAAGGTTAATGGTCGGAATATCCGCTGGTGCCCATTCTAGGAGCTCAAGCTTATCAACAGGAACCCATTTGACAGCAACGTGCTCTGTGAGGGTAGGCACCCCTTCTGTTAGCATACATTTGAATGTTGTTAAATGAACAAAAGCAAAATTATATTCATATTTTGTAGTCGTTATTTTTTCTTTCACAACAATTTCACACAAAAGTTCTTCTCGAATCTCACGTTCAAGGGCTTCTTTTCCAGTTTCGCCTGGTTCAATTTTACCACCAGGAAACTCCCACAAATAAGCTAAAGCTTTGCCAGGACCCCTTTGCGCACAAAGAATTTTCCCTTCTGATTCAATAACCGCTCCTACGACATGAATTTCTTTTTTCATAATATGCCTCTTTCTTTTTTAACTACCGTGATAACAAAACAAAAAAGAACCATATAATGTTCTTTTTAGATCTTAAATTCAATTAATATTTATTATAGAGAAAATTTATTTTATCATTATGTTTAATGTAATTTTTCATACATTTTTTTGTTATTTAACAATAGTTATAGAATAATGGGCTTCAAAATTTTTTTCTTGAATAAGTCAATGGAGTAATACTATATGACCATTAGTGCTTCTCACCTCTGTTATTTTTAGATAAACAATAGATGTCATCTTTAGTATTATTACATTAATATAAATGTGAATTAACACTTATTTGAAAACGATCTTTATTGAAGTCATAAATATTATGTTCAATACAGATAAATGATAAAACACAGTTTTTTTAAAATCCTATTCTTATAATCGAAAGTTCATCTATCTCGGGAGTCGGGTGGTACTTCTAATGTGTGTCTATCAAGACCGTCCCTTATTTTGTAAGTCAAAAAGTAGAAAATAAGTTCCTCAATCTCCTATATGTCTCTTAGCGCTGGTAAAATGGTCGACTCATGAAAAATGCAATTAAGAAATTATTAATGTAGTTGCATTGTGTTGTAAATTTTCCTACATTAAATTTATTTAAAGTTTTAATCGTTATTAAAAAACCTATTATACTTTATTGTTCACAAAGTATAATTGCTAATCAAAACTTCATCTATCTTTCCTCTTTTACTCCCAACTGAATTAATACTCCTTCTCGCTGCTATAATTTCAACATTATAATCCTTGTATAAATCTTCAATGAAGTCTACTTTTGAATTCGATAAAAGAAACTTCACATTCCGAGCATTCAATTCATCACACACATTTTTTAAACGTATTTGATCATTTTTTCCAAATTTTGAATTGGTATATCCTGTGAAACTCACGGTAGTATTTAGAGGTACATAGGGTGGATCTATGTACACAAAAGAACCTGATTCTACACTTCGTAAAACTCCTTCGAAGTCTCCCGTTAAAAATTTGATATTATTGCTATTAAAGTATTTATTTAAGTCTAATAAATTTTCTTTATTAACTATATTTGGATTTTTGTATCTCCCATATGGTGTATTAAAGTGGCCTTTACTATTTACCCGATATAAACCATTATACCCTGTTTTGTTCAAATAAATTAATCTTGAAGCCTTTTCTATACTAGTCCATTCACTATACGTATCACTTCTATCAATTGCTCTCATTCTATAATAATACTCTTCTGTATTTTCATGTTTTTCTAAGTCTTTGATAAGTTGCTCAACATCCGTTTTAATTACTCTATAAGCATTAATTAGATCTTCGTTAAAATCATTTACGACAGCTCTATTAGGCTTCAAATCTAAAAAAACTGCTCCTCCTCCTAAAAATGGTTCGTAGTAATTACTTATTGTTGACCTTTCGGGTATTCGTTCTCTTATAGAAGGTAAAAGTTGCCTTTTACCACCTGCCCACTTTAAAAACGGTTGGATGGATTTTGTCTTCATTATATTTTCTTCCTTATCTATCGCAATTTTTATAATTATACTAAATACCAATAATTATCATATCACGAACTTGGGTTCGTTCCAATCCTTCTACGCTCATTAAATAAGCAGAAAGTAAAGTAATGGCTAGGACATAATATTTAATGACTAATCTTTAACAATTTAGCACTCCAGTACTATTTAAGTTCAACTTTTGAGCAATTAATTCCTATATATATCTACTACAATTGAAAAAATTAAAATCGATATCTTTTATTAAATCTTATAATACTCTGTATTTACTTATTAATAGAAAAAGTATACCTTAGAATATAAAAATATAAAGCCATTTACATTTTACTGGTGATGTAAGTGGCTTTTACTTAAAATTGTTTTTGCTTCTACAAGATTAATGTACTTCTGAGTTCTAGATACCATGATCTCAAATTTTTTGTTAATTCAAATGTTTGTTCTTTTAATAACTCTTCATGCAAAACACTTGGATCATTTGACAATTTATCAAAAATGATTTCTCTCGTAATCGAATCAAAATTATTACCATATAGTTGAATCATCAAACATTCTTTAATAGTTTTATAGTTACTCAAATCTTTAATAAAAGAAAGTACCTTTTCATCTGTTTTCTTTAAACTCAACGTAAAGAATTTAGATGTTGGAATAAAAAAACTTTCAATGACTGATAAATAATTAAGGTAAATAAGCGTATCAATCAAAACCCGACCTACATCTTCCCCATCTTTACTTGCGCAAGTAAAGTTAAAAACTGATTCACTAATATTTTCTTTTGAAATATTATCAAGTAAAAAAAATACGGAAAACAGGCTTTTATTTTTCGGAAATTTGTTCAAAGGGTTAACTTCGATAAACTTCTCATTATTAAAAAAATTAACAAAATTATCTTTATCAAACTTATTTATTTTTATCGTATTTCCCATTAGGCTATTTACATCAATAGCATAATTTATTACTTTTTTATTTTTTAATACAGATGCATCGTATTCTACATTAGTATTTTCACTATTTTTTCTTACAATATAGTCCGATTCAGCAGCTGAAGTGTTTCTTTCTTCCTCTAAACTTAATGAATCCACATTTAATAAATCATCCCAATCCAAGTCAAAATATTCCATGATTGGACCCCTTTCAAATATTCAAAATATCCTCTATTTCTTCATCTGTTTCTTGTTTCAAAAAAAGCTTTTTGTCTTCTTCTACTTTTTCAGACAATAATTCGGGTGCTGTTAGATTTTCATCTAGTAGGACATCTATTACTAATTCTTTACTTGTCTTTTCTAATAGTGTAGAATAATTTTCGCCTATTTTTTCTATTCCATATAAAGCATGCGCTTTTATTTCTTCTAAGAGGGTTTTAGTTTCCACTGTACTATCATCTATATTGAAAACCTGAGCAGCTGTTAAAGCTCTCCCTTGGTATACTTTCTCATGTTGTAGAAAGATAAATAAAATATTCTCAAGTTGGCTTCTTCTTTGAAAATACGTTCTGGAAACTTCAAGTCTATCATTTATCTCTAAATCTATTTCAGATTTCTTTCCAAAATAGATCCCTATTAACGCTGCTTCAACAAATAAATCCGCTCCACTTTGATATACAGAATTTTCTATTAAGGCTCTTGCTATGGATGCGTGTTTACCATTTAGTACAATATCACTCGAGATTAATGCCATTCAATTTCCTCCATTCTTTTTAAAGCACTTCTAATTCTTCATTGGTTAGAGCGTTTTCTCTTTCTGTTTTTGGAATAGATAGTTTATATTTTTTGCCTATATGTTCTTCTAGACTATCCTCAACTGGTCCTTTATATTGCCTTTCAGTACTAAAAAGAATTAATTGTTCCACAGACTGTGGTAACTTTTCTGAAATTCTTTTTGAAAATTGATTGTCTAGCGTGGCAAAAGCAGCATCTAGTATTATTGCAAAATCCTTTTCATTACTATAATCATAATCCTGTCCTTTATTTTTCTCTTTAATTATCTCTTTATGAGCATCGAT from Jeotgalibaca dankookensis harbors:
- a CDS encoding diacylglycerol/lipid kinase family protein, yielding MTHALLIVNPTSGDKKAKDYAKDMEATLTEMYDQVTVKHTEKAGDATRFAKQATQDRLTAVFAMGGDGTINETVNGLAEQEYRPVFGFIPMGTVNNLGRSLGISMDPQEAIANLKDSVEKKMDIGKINDRYFIDIVGIGEVPRAVQQVDIEEKTKLGPLAYFIEGAKALGEKKMYDFNIEIDGESIQEVSMVVVMSLSNSIGGFENVLPEASAYDGRLHFMLLKGDKIIDKVSLVPKIFSGQVAEDERIIYRAFEKAHLALTDGTELKTNVDGDEGPALPIDVSVLEHHLTVLVPKSQ
- a CDS encoding DUF3427 domain-containing protein; translation: MYTLVNNTSQKNLLDELTESLTECRQFYFNIAFISYSGVQLLLDSFKIATEKGVKGKFITGTYLNFTDPKAVRRVKAFAGVDVRVFLATKTQGFHPKAYIFEYDSFYKIIIGSSNLTNYALKSNIEWNLQVIAKNDESNQEFLNDLKGSFHDIWEKSLVTSEDYMVEFERHYQGVRYQDTIHSSDFNARQLFTYPLMPRLTPNVMQTKAIQELALLRENGNDRAIAVAATGTGKTFMAAFDVQQVKPKKMLFLVHRETILEKSLESFAKVVAVPKNKMGLLTGNKKSYGADYLFATIQTMSREYEQYERDEFDYIVIDEAHHATSPSYQKVIDYFKPDFLLGMTATPERSDEGNVFDLFGNNLAVDVRLREALKEGLLVPFHYYGITDQSDVDLSDNTLRPDEIAEKLNISSRVDFIVEKMRFYGHDDSKRRVLGFCITKKHAAFMAAEFNKRGILSSYLTGEDTQDERQRQIRLLESETAQLEVIFTVDIFNEGIDIPSVNTVLMLRPTESPIVFTQQIGRGLRIAERKEFLTVLDFIGNYSKSFLIAIALYGSRSVSKKEITHAVRRDFRNIPGPSNIRMDKIAKEQILNQLENENFYTFKYLKEDYQTFKNALGGKVPYHLQDYLTLEGAPDPILFFSKSVSQNKSNNYIEFLKIVEKTDEKIQALVADKKFMDIYTKLLSYLPLKRPHEFAILEICLSQKTFTKAEAYRQVAKYVDGDQKNTTNHALETFNFEYADKKEQKEVKIIEKISEDGYTFHKDLSIALTNHEQKHFISDAIHYGLLRYQLAFGHQNLGYPFLKLYSEYTQREVGLMANYRNTHSAFRGSTLQNELNGNHYFLFVDLHKEEDIEDNINYKDKFISQSQFQWETPNATRIHSKRGKELTRNSEHEKVIHLFVRKYKTVNNVTQRYTYIGTADGISHQNEKPIEIQYKLHHKMPIALYQEFEPENVSF
- a CDS encoding (deoxy)nucleoside triphosphate pyrophosphohydrolase produces the protein MKKEIHVVGAVIESEGKILCAQRGPGKALAYLWEFPGGKIEPGETGKEALEREIREELLCEIVVKEKITTTKYEYNFAFVHLTTFKCMLTEGVPTLTEHVAVKWVPVDKLELLEWAPADIPTINLLVNKND
- a CDS encoding DNA adenine methylase, which produces MKTKSIQPFLKWAGGKRQLLPSIRERIPERSTISNYYEPFLGGGAVFLDLKPNRAVVNDFNEDLINAYRVIKTDVEQLIKDLEKHENTEEYYYRMRAIDRSDTYSEWTSIEKASRLIYLNKTGYNGLYRVNSKGHFNTPYGRYKNPNIVNKENLLDLNKYFNSNNIKFLTGDFEGVLRSVESGSFVYIDPPYVPLNTTVSFTGYTNSKFGKNDQIRLKNVCDELNARNVKFLLSNSKVDFIEDLYKDYNVEIIAARRSINSVGSKRGKIDEVLISNYTL